From the Marinobacter sp. es.048 genome, the window GTACGTGAGCCTGGGCGGCGATCTTCAGGCCGCCGAGGCTGAGCAACTGTTGAAGCAGTGGGCACAGGAATACGGCAACCGGCTGAAAGTTCAGTGGCATTTGCCGTTGAGCACCCGGGAACTGATCGGGGCAGTGCATCACTTGCCCGGCGATTGCGCCCGGGAGGATCGAATAACCATGCGTGCGGCAGCCATGCTCGCGGATGGCAGGCAGGAAACAGCAGAGTGCCAGCGCCTACTAAGGCGTCTTGGCATCGACACCGAGGAATCAGTCAAGGATTGATGGGATGACTGCAGGAAATGCTCCAATTTCACGGGTCATGTATGTGGAGGATGATCCGGACATTCGCGCCATTGCCCAAATTGCGCTTCAGGATGTTGGCGGTTTCGAAGCACTTTTGTGCGAATCGGGTGATATGGCCTTGAAAAAGACCCCCGATTTCGATCCTGAGCTGATTCTGCTGGACGTCATGATGCCCGGCATGGATGGCCCGACAACGCTTAAAGCCTTGCGAGAGCTTGATGGGATGGCCGAGGTCCCTGTGATTTTCATGACTGCACGGCTTCAGAGTTCGGAAATCCGGGAGTACCGGGAACTGGGGGCGTTGGGCGTAATCCCGAAGCCATTTGATCCCATGACCCTATCGGATCAGATCTCAGAGATCCTGCGGGATGCGCGAAGCTAGAACAGGGCTGCTTCGCAG encodes:
- a CDS encoding response regulator: MTAGNAPISRVMYVEDDPDIRAIAQIALQDVGGFEALLCESGDMALKKTPDFDPELILLDVMMPGMDGPTTLKALRELDGMAEVPVIFMTARLQSSEIREYRELGALGVIPKPFDPMTLSDQISEILRDARS